A window of Trichomycterus rosablanca isolate fTriRos1 chromosome 5, fTriRos1.hap1, whole genome shotgun sequence contains these coding sequences:
- the LOC134314413 gene encoding cytochrome c oxidase subunit 7A-related protein, mitochondrial-like yields the protein MYYKVSGLTGKLTGSTPASAYCPQGLKPTVPSQPPTMIFASPTKLLSESGSTAEYLGSNKVPELQKIFQKADGVPIHLKRGVIDRLLYRTTMGLTVGGTLYCLVALYFAAQPKKVE from the exons ATGTATTATAAAGTAAGTGGCTTGACTGGAAAACTGACTGGATCTACACCAGCCAGCGCTTACTGTCCTCAG GGACTAAAACCTACTGTGCCCTCACAACCACCCACTATGATCTTTGCTTCACCCACAAAGCTGTTGTCAGAATCAGGTTCTACAGCAGAGTATTTGGGATCTAACAAGGTCCCTGAACTTCAGAAGATATTCCAG AAAGCTGATGGAGTGCCCATTCATCTGAAGCGTGGTGTCATTGACCGCCTGCTGTACAGAACTACAATGGGTCTGACTGTTGGAGGAACCCTGTACTGCTTAGTGGCGCTGTACTTTGCTGCTCAGCCCAAAAAAGTCGAGTGA